A single region of the bacterium genome encodes:
- a CDS encoding M23 family metallopeptidase yields the protein MGITLADCRNDLLVWLVRRRRRFSSRVLSCLVLGAALIPGVALILGASPATGGAQPFVAVELSRSSVRQGEALGLFVRTSAPAARVEIRFAGRRWPAYRAGESGWRTVLGTDPNTPPGRHTLTVEVSDLGLASLTARRTVTVVRVAFPRREITFDPALAPLLTQEAAERERRRVVQALRVLHPSHLWTDPFTLPLEGKLTSEYGVLSIYQKQVRGFHGGVDIQAPPGTPVRSAGRGIVRLAEFLPLSGHAVLVDHGLGVVTSYLHMSEIGVRVGQKVGRGEILGRVGSTGLSTGPHLHWGLRVNGTKVDPMRWTTR from the coding sequence GCCGGCGGCGCTTCTCCTCCCGGGTCCTGAGCTGTCTCGTCCTGGGAGCTGCCCTGATCCCGGGGGTTGCCCTTATCCTAGGGGCCTCGCCGGCTACCGGCGGGGCGCAGCCGTTCGTCGCGGTCGAACTGTCACGGTCCTCGGTGCGCCAGGGTGAGGCGCTAGGGCTCTTCGTGCGGACATCCGCGCCGGCGGCACGCGTGGAGATCCGCTTTGCCGGGCGACGGTGGCCTGCCTACCGCGCCGGGGAGTCTGGGTGGCGCACGGTCCTGGGCACCGACCCGAACACGCCGCCAGGCCGCCACACCTTGACCGTGGAGGTGTCCGACCTGGGGCTGGCGAGTCTCACCGCCCGGCGCACGGTCACGGTCGTCCGCGTAGCGTTTCCAAGGCGCGAGATCACCTTTGATCCCGCCCTGGCACCCCTGCTGACGCAAGAGGCCGCGGAGCGTGAGCGCAGGCGCGTTGTGCAAGCGCTGCGGGTCCTGCATCCGTCCCATCTCTGGACAGACCCGTTCACCCTGCCGCTCGAAGGTAAGCTCACCTCTGAATACGGCGTGCTGAGCATCTACCAGAAGCAGGTCAGGGGTTTCCATGGAGGCGTGGACATCCAGGCGCCACCAGGCACACCGGTCCGATCAGCCGGCCGCGGCATCGTGCGCCTGGCCGAGTTTCTTCCGCTCAGCGGTCACGCGGTGCTGGTGGATCACGGCCTGGGGGTTGTCACGTCGTACCTGCACATGTCGGAGATAGGCGTGCGCGTCGGGCAGAAGGTTGGCAGGGGCGAAATCTTGGGCCGTGTGGGGAGCACAGGGTTGTCCACCGGCCCCCACCTCCACTGGGGGCTGCGCGTGAACGGGACCAAGGTGGACCCTATGCGGTGGACAACGCGGTAG